The Rhizobium sp. WSM4643 genome contains the following window.
ACCCGAAGATGAAGCCGCACATCTTCGGCGATCGCAATAACATCCACATCATCGACCTGGCTCAGACCGTTCCGATGCTGTCGCGCGCCCTTCAGGTCGTCAGCGACACCGTTGCCCGCGGCGGCCGTGTTCTCTTCGTCGGCACCAAGCGCCAGGCGTCTGAGATCATCGCCGACAGCGCCAAGCGCTCGGCCCAGTACTACGTCAACTCGCGCTGGCTCGGCGGCATGATGACGAACTGGAAGACGATCTCCAACTCGATCCAGCGCCTGCGCAAGCTCGACGAGATCCTGAACGGCGAAGCCCAGGGCTTCACAAAGAAGGAACGCCTGAACCTCGAGCGCGAGCGTGAAAAGCTCGACAAGGCTCTCGGCGGTATCCGCGATATGGGCGGCACGCCCGACCTGATGTTCATCATCGACACCAACAAGGAAAAGATCGCGATCGACGAAGCCAAGCGCCTCGGCATTCCGGTTGTCGCCATCATCGATTCGAACTGCGATCCGGACCTGATCGACTATCCGATCCCGGGTAACGACGACGCATCGCGCGCGATCGCCCTTTACTGCGAGCTGATCTCCCGCGCCGCCATCGACGGCATCGCGCGTCAGCAGGGCTCTTCCGGCCGCGATCTCGGCGCATCCTTCGAAGTTCCGGTCGAGCCGGCTCTCGAGGAATCAGCCGAAGGCTGATGAAAGCAGGCGGATCGAAAAGGTCCGCCGATGCTTGCAGAGACTGGGCTTGCAGAGACTGGGAAAGGCCGCTCGCGACTCATCGAAGTTCGGCGGCCTTGCCTGTTTCAAGGGGAGGGCATCAGGCTCTCCGCCCGATAAGTTTCGTTATGACGCGTCTTCATCACGCTGTCATACACACAGGTACATTTCGTGCCTCAATCCGGTGCCGAGCCGCGCTTTGCGGTCCACCGTATGAACCGACAAGAGGAAGCTAATGAGCGAGATTACGGCTGCAATGGTGAAGGAACTGCGCGAAAAGACCGGCGCAGGCATGATGGACTGCAAGAAGGCTCTTGCTGAAACCGGTGGCGACATGGAAGCGGCGATCGATTGGCTGCGCGCCAAGGGCATCGCCAAGGCCGACAAGAAGTCCGGCCGCACCGCTGCCGAAGGCCTCATCGGCGTTGCGAGCCAGGGCACCAAGGCCGTCGTCGTCGAAGTCAATTCCGAAACCGACTTCGTTGCCCGTAACGATGCCTTCCAGGAACTCGTCCGCGGCATCGCCAAGGTCGCTGTCTCGACCGACGGCACTGTCGAGGCTGTTGCCGCTGCGGCCTACCCGGCATCCGGCAAGTCGGTTTCCGACACGATCAAGGACGCGATCGCAACGATCGGCGAGAACATGAACCTGCGTCGTTCAACCGCTCTCTCCGTCGAGGACGGCGTCGTCGCCACCTATATCCACAATGCTGTTTCCGACGGCCTCGGCAAGCTCGGCGTTCTGGTTGCGCTGAAGTCGACCGGCGACAAGGAAGCCCTGAACGCCATCGGCCGTCAGGTCGCCATGCACATCGCCGCGACCGCGCCGCTGGCGATCCGCCCGGAAGAAGTCGATGCCGCCGTCGCCGAGCGCGAGCGCAACGTCTTCATCGAGCAGTCGCGCGCTTCCGGCAAGCCTGACAACATCATCGAAAAGATGGTCGAAGGCCGCATGCGCAAGTTCTTCGAGGAAGTCGCCCTTCTCTCGCAGGCTTTCGTCATCAATCCGGATCTGACCGTCGCCGCTGCCATCAAGGAAGCTGAAAAGGCCGTCGGCGCGCCGATCGAGGTTGCCGGCATGGCCCGTCTGCTCCTCGGCGAAGGCGTCGAGAAGGAAGAAACCGACTTCGCAGCCGAAGTCGCTGCTGCCGTCAAGGGTTGATCTTCCAGCCATATTTGGGAAAACACGAAGGGCATCGCGTGACAACGCGGTGCCCTTCGTGTATCGGGCATTCACGGCAATTTACGAGGAGCCAAGATGTCTTTAGAGCCTGTCTATAAACGTGTTCTACTCAAGGCTTCCGGCGAAGCGCTGATGGGTGGCCAGGGTTTCGGGATCGATGTGACGGTGGCGGACCGCATTGCATCCGACATCGCCGAGGCAAGGCATATGGGCGTGGAAGTCGGCGTTGTCGTCGGTGGCGGCAATATCTTCCGCGGTGTCGCGGTAGCGTCCAAGGGCGGCGACCGGGTCACCGGCGACCATATGGGCATGCTCGGCACCATCATCAACGCGCTGGCGCTGGCGACGTCGTTGCGCAAGCTGAACATCGATACGGTGGTGCTCTCGGCCATCTCCATGCCGGAGATTTGTGAAAGTTTCTCGCAGCGCGCGACCCTCTACCATCTGTCGATGGGACGCGTGGTGATCTTTGCCGGCGGCACCGGCAATCCCTTCTTCACCACCGATTCCGCTGCGGCACTGCGCGCCGCCGAAATGGGTGCGGAAGCGATCTTCAAGGGCACGCAGGTCGACGGCATCTACACCGCCGACCCCAAAAAATATCCCGATGCGACCCGCCTCGACCGGCTGACGCACCAGGAAGTGCTGGACAGAGGGCTGGCGGTGATGGACGTTGCCGCCGTGGCGCTCGCCAGAGAAAATTCCATTCCGATCATCGTCTTTTCGATCCACGAAAAAGGCGGTTTTGCTGAAATCTTGACGGGCGGTGGCCTCAAGACCATCGTCTCCGACAACTGATATAAGCTGCGCCGCGGTTTCGGCGCAGCCCTCGCTAGAACATGATGATTTTAGGCCCGATGGGCCTAAATCTGAATCATGTTCTACATTAGATAGTTAAAGCATGATGTCGCCCGAAAACCGCTGACACTTTTCGGCATCATGCTCTGGACGGGAGCATCGACATGAGTGAAGGTATAGATATCAAGGAACTGAAGCGCCGCATGGATGGCGCGATTTCCGCATTCAAGGGCGACATCGCATCGCTGCGCACCGGCCGTGCTTCGGCCAACATCCTCGACCCGGTCACGGTCGAGGCCTATGGTTCGCGCATGCCGCTGAACCAGGTCGCCAACATCACCGTGCCTGAGCCGCGCATGCTGTCGGTCTCCGTCTGGGACAAGTCGATGGTCAGCGCCGTCGAGCGCGGCATCCGCGAATCCAATCTCGGCCTCAACCCGATCATCGACGGCCAGAACCTGCGCATTCCGCTGCCGGAACTGAACGAGGAGCGCCGCAAGTCGCTCGTCAAGGTGGCGCACGACTATGCCGAAAAGAGCAAGGTGGCGATTCGCCATGTCCGCCGCGACGGCATGGACGGCCTCAAGAAGGCCGAAAAGGACGGCGTCATCGGCCAGGACGAGAGCCGGGCGCAGTCGGAACGTGTACAGAAGATGACGGACGAGACGATTTCCGAAGTCGACCGCTTGCTTGGCGAGAAGGAAAAGGAAATCATGCAGGTCTAGTGGATCTGTGCCTTTGCCTGGAAAGACCGGACGGGAAATGTCGGAATCTGTATTTGTAACTGTGCCAGAGCATGTTGCCATCATCATGGACGGCAATGGCCGTTGGGCCAAGCAGCGTGGTCTGCCGCGCACGATGGGCCATCGCAAGGGTGTGGAGGCGGTACGCGAGACAGTACGCGCCGCTGGCGCCGTCGGGATAAAATATCTGACCCTCTTTGCCTTCTCCTCGGAGAACTGGCGTCGGCCCGAAGCCGAGGTCTCCGATCTGCTCGGTCTCCTCAAGGCTTTCATCCGCCGCGACCTCGCCGAGCTCCATCGCCAGAACGTGCGGATCAAGGTGATCGGCGACCGCCACAGCCTGCGCAGCGACATTCTCGGCCTGCTGCTCGAAGCCGAGGAAACGACTAAGGACAACACGGCGCTGACGCTGGTCATCGCCTTCAATTATGGTTCTCGCGACGAGATCGCCCGCGCCGCAGTGAGCCTTGCCAGGGATGTCGAGGCTGGCCGCTTGAGGGCGCAGGACATCACCCCGGCGCTGATCAACGCCCGTCTTGATACAGCAGGTATCCCCGATCCGGATCTCATCATCCGCACCAGCGGCGAGGAGCGGCTTTCCAACTTCCTCCTCTGGCAGGCGGCCTATTCGGAATTCATCTTCCTTCCGGAATACTGGCCGGATTTCACCGCCGAGATCTTCCGTTCGGCGCTCGAGACATTCGCCTCTCGCGACCGGCGCTTCGGCGGCCTCTCGTCGCAGGCAGCCGCGGTCGGCACCTGATGCAGAGGGAATTGAAGCTCCGCATTGTTTCAGGGCTGATTCTTGCGGTCATCGTTCTCGCCGCCACCTGGTATGGCGGGCTTGCCTTCCGCATCCTGGCAGTCGTCATTGGCCTGCTGATCTACTATGAATGGTCGAAGATCACAGGTATCGCCCGCGATTGGGTTGCCAATGCCGTCGGCTGGATCGGCGAGGCGG
Protein-coding sequences here:
- a CDS encoding isoprenyl transferase, with the protein product MSESVFVTVPEHVAIIMDGNGRWAKQRGLPRTMGHRKGVEAVRETVRAAGAVGIKYLTLFAFSSENWRRPEAEVSDLLGLLKAFIRRDLAELHRQNVRIKVIGDRHSLRSDILGLLLEAEETTKDNTALTLVIAFNYGSRDEIARAAVSLARDVEAGRLRAQDITPALINARLDTAGIPDPDLIIRTSGEERLSNFLLWQAAYSEFIFLPEYWPDFTAEIFRSALETFASRDRRFGGLSSQAAAVGT
- the pyrH gene encoding UMP kinase, which gives rise to MSLEPVYKRVLLKASGEALMGGQGFGIDVTVADRIASDIAEARHMGVEVGVVVGGGNIFRGVAVASKGGDRVTGDHMGMLGTIINALALATSLRKLNIDTVVLSAISMPEICESFSQRATLYHLSMGRVVIFAGGTGNPFFTTDSAAALRAAEMGAEAIFKGTQVDGIYTADPKKYPDATRLDRLTHQEVLDRGLAVMDVAAVALARENSIPIIVFSIHEKGGFAEILTGGGLKTIVSDN
- the rpsB gene encoding 30S ribosomal protein S2, translating into MALPDFSMRQLLEAGVHFGHQTHRWNPKMKPHIFGDRNNIHIIDLAQTVPMLSRALQVVSDTVARGGRVLFVGTKRQASEIIADSAKRSAQYYVNSRWLGGMMTNWKTISNSIQRLRKLDEILNGEAQGFTKKERLNLEREREKLDKALGGIRDMGGTPDLMFIIDTNKEKIAIDEAKRLGIPVVAIIDSNCDPDLIDYPIPGNDDASRAIALYCELISRAAIDGIARQQGSSGRDLGASFEVPVEPALEESAEG
- the tsf gene encoding translation elongation factor Ts gives rise to the protein MSEITAAMVKELREKTGAGMMDCKKALAETGGDMEAAIDWLRAKGIAKADKKSGRTAAEGLIGVASQGTKAVVVEVNSETDFVARNDAFQELVRGIAKVAVSTDGTVEAVAAAAYPASGKSVSDTIKDAIATIGENMNLRRSTALSVEDGVVATYIHNAVSDGLGKLGVLVALKSTGDKEALNAIGRQVAMHIAATAPLAIRPEEVDAAVAERERNVFIEQSRASGKPDNIIEKMVEGRMRKFFEEVALLSQAFVINPDLTVAAAIKEAEKAVGAPIEVAGMARLLLGEGVEKEETDFAAEVAAAVKG
- the frr gene encoding ribosome recycling factor — protein: MSEGIDIKELKRRMDGAISAFKGDIASLRTGRASANILDPVTVEAYGSRMPLNQVANITVPEPRMLSVSVWDKSMVSAVERGIRESNLGLNPIIDGQNLRIPLPELNEERRKSLVKVAHDYAEKSKVAIRHVRRDGMDGLKKAEKDGVIGQDESRAQSERVQKMTDETISEVDRLLGEKEKEIMQV